A window from Citrus sinensis cultivar Valencia sweet orange chromosome 3, DVS_A1.0, whole genome shotgun sequence encodes these proteins:
- the LOC102620623 gene encoding uncharacterized protein LOC102620623 isoform X2, translated as MDKLFQPPKSTPSSSSNGSGVEELRRGTKRSNPESALALVEPRVVDRYHHHSLHSASAGLSEAPLCRPWDRGDLMRRVATFKSMTWFAKPKVVSAVNCARRGWINVDTDTIACESCGARILFSTPSSWTQQQVEKAALVFSLKLDNGHKLLCPWIDNICDETLAQFPPMPPPVLVEKFRERSSALIQLLALPVISPSAIEYMRSTQLEEFLKWFPILECGNEAAKGSETDSLRNQCQDNSVNLYYQAEKLISLCGWEPRSLPYVVDCEDGVNQFVDDVNGQNPSVNVHSAGSKEIVEVTEDYGAHKSVVLDCRLCGASVGLWAFATVARPVEFFRVVGDTEVNGENHCGSHVSGNENHVGNREVAMNTVSNGEPSHAESSSHLNLTIAGGPPPTKQNFKATISFPVVGRALRAKFSYDSDFRDYTFDHPKEIQSTSRNNNLPEEGKDHTENNLTGQVVLAEDAGSLNRGQYDHGSDSSINEETLGKENNDHVPLEGPSVTGQDTFPGAGTGCAIVQSSTETTQNEKLGQSQSDMLAENGEQSKNEGSLVIPSGSAVMAGSAGMDPKQLQEVNAMKFDPIRQHRHFCPWIVSTGGALPGWQQTLSALHRQRDGSYSSPADSSPSSSLIKVDDPIASVRKLFTSPVAKRMKSTHGSS; from the exons ATGGATAAGCTTTTTCAGCCTCCTAAATCTACACCAAGCTCCTCCAG TAATGGTTCAGGAGTGGAAGAATTAAGAAGAGGCACAAAGCGTTCAAATCCAGAATCTGCACTAGCACTAGTAGAACCGAGAGTAGTAGACAGATACCACCACCATTCTTTACATTCGGCTTCAGCTGGATTATCAGAAGCTCCGTTATGTAGACCGTGGGACCGCGGTGATCTTATGCGGAGGGTCGCCACATTTAAGTCTATGACATGGTTCGCCAAACCTAAG GTTGTAAGTGCTGTAAATTGTGCTAGGAGAGGTTGGATCAATGTGGACACAGATACTATAGCCTGTGAATCTTGTGGGGCACGTATCCTTTTTTCAACCCCTTCATCTTGGACGCAGCAGCAAG TTGAGAAGGCAGCCTTGGTGTTTAGCTTAAAGCTCGATAATGGACACAAGTTACTCTGCCCGTGGATTGACAATATCTGTGATGAAACACTGGCACAGTTTCCTCCTATGCCACCTCCTGTTTTAGTTGAGAAGTTTAGAGAGAGATCATCTGCTCTCATTCAACTTTTAGCTCTTCCAGTAATTTCACCTTCGGCCATTGAGTATATGAGAAGCACCCAGCTTGAAGAATTTCTTAAATGGTTTCCAATTCTAGAATGTGGGAATGAAGCGGCAAAGGGTTCTGAGACGGATTCCCTTAGGAACCAATGTCAAGATAATTCTGTTAACCTGTATTATCAG GCAGAAAAGCTCATAAGTTTATGTGGCTGGGAACCACGTTCACTTCCTTATGTGGTTGACTGTGAGGATGGAGTAAATCAGTTTGTCGATGATGTCAATGGACAGAATCCGAGTGTCAATGTCCACTCTGCTGGTAGCAAAGAAATTGTTGAGGTGACAGAAGACTATGGGGCTCATAAGTCTGTTGTGTTGGATTGCAGGCTTTGTGGTGCCAGTGTTGGATTATGGGCTTTTGCTACAGTTGCACGTCCTGTAGAGTTTTTCAGGGTAGTAGGAGATACAGAAGTAAATGGTGAAAACCACTGTGGGTCTCATGTTTCGGGGAATGAAAATCATGTTGGCAATAGGGAAGTTGCCATGAATACCGTGTCAAATGGTGAACCATCGCATGCTGAGAGTTCATCACATTTAAATCTGACGATTGCAGGGGGTCCCCCACCAACAAAACAGAATTTTAAAGCAACAATTTCTTTTCCGGTTGTTGGCCGTGCTTTAAGAGCTAAGTTCTCTTATGATTCTGATTTTAGAGATTATACATTTGATCACCCCAAAGAAATTCAATCCACATCTAGGAATAATAATTTGCCTGAGGAAGGGAAAGACCATACTGAAAATAATCTTACTGGACAAGTTGTCCTGGCTGAAGATGCTGGGTCGTTAAATAGGGGACAATATGATCATGGATCAGATAGTTCTATAAATGAAGAAACTCTTGGAAAGGAAAACAATGATCATGTGCCATTGGAAGGACCGAGTGTCACCGGACAAGATACATTTCCTGGAGCTGGTACTGGTTGTGCCATTGTCCAAAGTTCCACAGAAACAACACAGAATGAAAAACTAGGCCAAAGTCAAAGTGATATGCTGGCTGAAAATGGGGAACAAAGCAAAAATGAAGGATCACTTGTGATTCCATCTGGCAGTGCAGTTATGGCTGGAAGTGCAG GAATGGATCCGAAGCAACTACAGGAAGTGAATGCAATGAAGTTTGATCCAATTAGGCAGCACAGACATTTTTGTCCATGGATTGTATCAACAGGTGGTGCCTTACCTGGATGGCAACAAACCCTTTCTGCTTTACATCGACAGAGAGACGGTTCTTATTCATCACCTGCAGATTCTTCTCCATCTTCCTCATTGATCAAG GTGGATGATCCAATTGCCTCAGTTAGAAAGCTTTTCACGTCTCCTGTCGCCAAAAGAATGAAGTCAACTCATGGGTCAAGTTGA
- the LOC102620623 gene encoding uncharacterized protein LOC102620623 isoform X3: MRRVATFKSMTWFAKPKVVSAVNCARRGWINVDTDTIACESCGARILFSTPSSWTQQQVEKAALVFSLKLDNGHKLLCPWIDNICDETLAQFPPMPPPVLVEKFRERSSALIQLLALPVISPSAIEYMRSTQLEEFLKWFPILECGNEAAKGSETDSLRNQCQDNSVNLYYQAEKLISLCGWEPRSLPYVVDCEDGVNQFVDDVNGQNPSVNVHSAGSKEIVEVTEDYGAHKSVVLDCRLCGASVGLWAFATVARPVEFFRVVGDTEVNGENHCGSHVSGNENHVGNREVAMNTVSNGEPSHAESSSHLNLTIAGGPPPTKQNFKATISFPVVGRALRAKFSYDSDFRDYTFDHPKEIQSTSRNNNLPEEGKDHTENNLTGQVVLAEDAGSLNRGQYDHGSDSSINEETLGKENNDHVPLEGPSVTGQDTFPGAGTGCAIVQSSTETTQNEKLGQSQSDMLAENGEQSKNEGSLVIPSGSAVMAGSAGMDPKQLQEVNAMKFDPIRQHRHFCPWIVSTGGALPGWQQTLSALHRQRDGSYSSPADSSPSSSLIKVDDPIASVRKLFTSPVAKRMKSTHGSS, translated from the exons ATGCGGAGGGTCGCCACATTTAAGTCTATGACATGGTTCGCCAAACCTAAG GTTGTAAGTGCTGTAAATTGTGCTAGGAGAGGTTGGATCAATGTGGACACAGATACTATAGCCTGTGAATCTTGTGGGGCACGTATCCTTTTTTCAACCCCTTCATCTTGGACGCAGCAGCAAG TTGAGAAGGCAGCCTTGGTGTTTAGCTTAAAGCTCGATAATGGACACAAGTTACTCTGCCCGTGGATTGACAATATCTGTGATGAAACACTGGCACAGTTTCCTCCTATGCCACCTCCTGTTTTAGTTGAGAAGTTTAGAGAGAGATCATCTGCTCTCATTCAACTTTTAGCTCTTCCAGTAATTTCACCTTCGGCCATTGAGTATATGAGAAGCACCCAGCTTGAAGAATTTCTTAAATGGTTTCCAATTCTAGAATGTGGGAATGAAGCGGCAAAGGGTTCTGAGACGGATTCCCTTAGGAACCAATGTCAAGATAATTCTGTTAACCTGTATTATCAG GCAGAAAAGCTCATAAGTTTATGTGGCTGGGAACCACGTTCACTTCCTTATGTGGTTGACTGTGAGGATGGAGTAAATCAGTTTGTCGATGATGTCAATGGACAGAATCCGAGTGTCAATGTCCACTCTGCTGGTAGCAAAGAAATTGTTGAGGTGACAGAAGACTATGGGGCTCATAAGTCTGTTGTGTTGGATTGCAGGCTTTGTGGTGCCAGTGTTGGATTATGGGCTTTTGCTACAGTTGCACGTCCTGTAGAGTTTTTCAGGGTAGTAGGAGATACAGAAGTAAATGGTGAAAACCACTGTGGGTCTCATGTTTCGGGGAATGAAAATCATGTTGGCAATAGGGAAGTTGCCATGAATACCGTGTCAAATGGTGAACCATCGCATGCTGAGAGTTCATCACATTTAAATCTGACGATTGCAGGGGGTCCCCCACCAACAAAACAGAATTTTAAAGCAACAATTTCTTTTCCGGTTGTTGGCCGTGCTTTAAGAGCTAAGTTCTCTTATGATTCTGATTTTAGAGATTATACATTTGATCACCCCAAAGAAATTCAATCCACATCTAGGAATAATAATTTGCCTGAGGAAGGGAAAGACCATACTGAAAATAATCTTACTGGACAAGTTGTCCTGGCTGAAGATGCTGGGTCGTTAAATAGGGGACAATATGATCATGGATCAGATAGTTCTATAAATGAAGAAACTCTTGGAAAGGAAAACAATGATCATGTGCCATTGGAAGGACCGAGTGTCACCGGACAAGATACATTTCCTGGAGCTGGTACTGGTTGTGCCATTGTCCAAAGTTCCACAGAAACAACACAGAATGAAAAACTAGGCCAAAGTCAAAGTGATATGCTGGCTGAAAATGGGGAACAAAGCAAAAATGAAGGATCACTTGTGATTCCATCTGGCAGTGCAGTTATGGCTGGAAGTGCAG GAATGGATCCGAAGCAACTACAGGAAGTGAATGCAATGAAGTTTGATCCAATTAGGCAGCACAGACATTTTTGTCCATGGATTGTATCAACAGGTGGTGCCTTACCTGGATGGCAACAAACCCTTTCTGCTTTACATCGACAGAGAGACGGTTCTTATTCATCACCTGCAGATTCTTCTCCATCTTCCTCATTGATCAAG GTGGATGATCCAATTGCCTCAGTTAGAAAGCTTTTCACGTCTCCTGTCGCCAAAAGAATGAAGTCAACTCATGGGTCAAGTTGA
- the LOC102620623 gene encoding uncharacterized protein LOC102620623 isoform X1, whose product MAQDSEKRFHSIMDKLFQPPKSTPSSSSNGSGVEELRRGTKRSNPESALALVEPRVVDRYHHHSLHSASAGLSEAPLCRPWDRGDLMRRVATFKSMTWFAKPKVVSAVNCARRGWINVDTDTIACESCGARILFSTPSSWTQQQVEKAALVFSLKLDNGHKLLCPWIDNICDETLAQFPPMPPPVLVEKFRERSSALIQLLALPVISPSAIEYMRSTQLEEFLKWFPILECGNEAAKGSETDSLRNQCQDNSVNLYYQAEKLISLCGWEPRSLPYVVDCEDGVNQFVDDVNGQNPSVNVHSAGSKEIVEVTEDYGAHKSVVLDCRLCGASVGLWAFATVARPVEFFRVVGDTEVNGENHCGSHVSGNENHVGNREVAMNTVSNGEPSHAESSSHLNLTIAGGPPPTKQNFKATISFPVVGRALRAKFSYDSDFRDYTFDHPKEIQSTSRNNNLPEEGKDHTENNLTGQVVLAEDAGSLNRGQYDHGSDSSINEETLGKENNDHVPLEGPSVTGQDTFPGAGTGCAIVQSSTETTQNEKLGQSQSDMLAENGEQSKNEGSLVIPSGSAVMAGSAGMDPKQLQEVNAMKFDPIRQHRHFCPWIVSTGGALPGWQQTLSALHRQRDGSYSSPADSSPSSSLIKVDDPIASVRKLFTSPVAKRMKSTHGSS is encoded by the exons ATGGCTCAGGATTCAGAGAAGAGATTCCACTCGATCATGGATAAGCTTTTTCAGCCTCCTAAATCTACACCAAGCTCCTCCAG TAATGGTTCAGGAGTGGAAGAATTAAGAAGAGGCACAAAGCGTTCAAATCCAGAATCTGCACTAGCACTAGTAGAACCGAGAGTAGTAGACAGATACCACCACCATTCTTTACATTCGGCTTCAGCTGGATTATCAGAAGCTCCGTTATGTAGACCGTGGGACCGCGGTGATCTTATGCGGAGGGTCGCCACATTTAAGTCTATGACATGGTTCGCCAAACCTAAG GTTGTAAGTGCTGTAAATTGTGCTAGGAGAGGTTGGATCAATGTGGACACAGATACTATAGCCTGTGAATCTTGTGGGGCACGTATCCTTTTTTCAACCCCTTCATCTTGGACGCAGCAGCAAG TTGAGAAGGCAGCCTTGGTGTTTAGCTTAAAGCTCGATAATGGACACAAGTTACTCTGCCCGTGGATTGACAATATCTGTGATGAAACACTGGCACAGTTTCCTCCTATGCCACCTCCTGTTTTAGTTGAGAAGTTTAGAGAGAGATCATCTGCTCTCATTCAACTTTTAGCTCTTCCAGTAATTTCACCTTCGGCCATTGAGTATATGAGAAGCACCCAGCTTGAAGAATTTCTTAAATGGTTTCCAATTCTAGAATGTGGGAATGAAGCGGCAAAGGGTTCTGAGACGGATTCCCTTAGGAACCAATGTCAAGATAATTCTGTTAACCTGTATTATCAG GCAGAAAAGCTCATAAGTTTATGTGGCTGGGAACCACGTTCACTTCCTTATGTGGTTGACTGTGAGGATGGAGTAAATCAGTTTGTCGATGATGTCAATGGACAGAATCCGAGTGTCAATGTCCACTCTGCTGGTAGCAAAGAAATTGTTGAGGTGACAGAAGACTATGGGGCTCATAAGTCTGTTGTGTTGGATTGCAGGCTTTGTGGTGCCAGTGTTGGATTATGGGCTTTTGCTACAGTTGCACGTCCTGTAGAGTTTTTCAGGGTAGTAGGAGATACAGAAGTAAATGGTGAAAACCACTGTGGGTCTCATGTTTCGGGGAATGAAAATCATGTTGGCAATAGGGAAGTTGCCATGAATACCGTGTCAAATGGTGAACCATCGCATGCTGAGAGTTCATCACATTTAAATCTGACGATTGCAGGGGGTCCCCCACCAACAAAACAGAATTTTAAAGCAACAATTTCTTTTCCGGTTGTTGGCCGTGCTTTAAGAGCTAAGTTCTCTTATGATTCTGATTTTAGAGATTATACATTTGATCACCCCAAAGAAATTCAATCCACATCTAGGAATAATAATTTGCCTGAGGAAGGGAAAGACCATACTGAAAATAATCTTACTGGACAAGTTGTCCTGGCTGAAGATGCTGGGTCGTTAAATAGGGGACAATATGATCATGGATCAGATAGTTCTATAAATGAAGAAACTCTTGGAAAGGAAAACAATGATCATGTGCCATTGGAAGGACCGAGTGTCACCGGACAAGATACATTTCCTGGAGCTGGTACTGGTTGTGCCATTGTCCAAAGTTCCACAGAAACAACACAGAATGAAAAACTAGGCCAAAGTCAAAGTGATATGCTGGCTGAAAATGGGGAACAAAGCAAAAATGAAGGATCACTTGTGATTCCATCTGGCAGTGCAGTTATGGCTGGAAGTGCAG GAATGGATCCGAAGCAACTACAGGAAGTGAATGCAATGAAGTTTGATCCAATTAGGCAGCACAGACATTTTTGTCCATGGATTGTATCAACAGGTGGTGCCTTACCTGGATGGCAACAAACCCTTTCTGCTTTACATCGACAGAGAGACGGTTCTTATTCATCACCTGCAGATTCTTCTCCATCTTCCTCATTGATCAAG GTGGATGATCCAATTGCCTCAGTTAGAAAGCTTTTCACGTCTCCTGTCGCCAAAAGAATGAAGTCAACTCATGGGTCAAGTTGA
- the LOC102620340 gene encoding single-stranded DNA-binding protein, mitochondrial, with translation MMAALTRRFYRSLLLNPKFSESPKPFFTSNIFSSSSRVDSDLDESAIHSDADPLPDSSSTQNSGQQRESFDRPLENGLDPGIFKAILVGQVGQSPVQKKLKSGRTVTLFSLGTGGIRNNRRPLENENPTEYANRCAVQWHRVSVYPERLGGVVMKHLVPGSTIYVEGNLEQKVFNDPITGLVRRIREIAIRRNGRLVFLGKGGDAQPPSPSEVRGAGYF, from the exons atgaTGGCAGCTCTCACAAGAAGATTCTATCGCTCTCTTCTCTTAAACCCTAAATTCTCTGAGTCTCCAAAGCCCTTTTTCACCTCCAACATCTTCTCCTCCTCATCTCGCGTGGACTCCGACCTGGACGAGTCTGCTATCCACTCCGACGCCGACCCACTCCCTGACTCATCTTCAACTCAGAACTCGGGTCAGCAACGAGAGAGTTTTGATCGGCCCCTCGAAAACGGTCTCGATCCTGGCATTTTCAAG gcaATATTGGTAGGACAGGTGGGCCAGAGTCCGGTGCAGAAGAAGCTGAAGAGTGGGAGGACTGTAACGCTGTTCTCGTTGGGGACAGGTGGAATTCGTAACAATAGGAGGCCATTGGAGAATGAAAATCCGACCGAGTATGCAAATCGGTGTGCTGTTCAGTGGCATAGAGTTTCGGTTTACCCCGAGAGGTTGGGTGGGGTTGTTATGAAGCATCTTGTTCCTGG GTCAACTATTTATGTTGAAGGAAATTTGGAGCAAAAAGTTTTCAATGATCCAATAACTGGCCTTGTCCGGCGTATAAGAGAGATTGCTATTCGTCGTAATG GTCGTCTTGTGTTTTTGGGAAAAGGTGGTGATGCGCAGCCACCATCTCCGTCAGAGGTTAGAGGTGCGGGCTATTTCTGA
- the LOC112496492 gene encoding piriformospora indica-insensitive protein 2-like: MGYTDSPNSKMGMDWHLAQGEDAVEVEPSLEQLRKEMKGSIATIRDLLLLFPFVGLFLSCAGQEGTSTVAPMERKEKEALYSTIQGFVGKWWNGSDLYPDPFGRTGLQGVSCDFFHGLWHVSAISIGPVYDNSLVCSHIDYLKNLQSLVLLEKGLTGKLPIEPSKLVNLRRLALAGNQINGQIPASIGGLTKLLIFDLSRNNLSGSMLLTLGKLARLLKLDLSYNNLQEKIPKEIGNLHNVTFLDLRSNNFSGGLVQSIEEIVSLIEMVVSNNPIFGGGLNGIRWENLQNLEILDLCNMELMGAIPESVAEMERLRFLGLNDNKLTGNLPKKMRELPLSPNMASIFKASLIFIFFFFSLLFLHIRTVTSTEFEVGGDNGWHVPNAKEGAQMYNKWASNHRFKIGDTLQFKYKKDSVMAVTEVEYKKCRSSHPLFYSNNGNTVYKLAKPGLFYFISGVSGHCERGLKMIIKVLETPSPFPYQNQTTTPPPSNDAAIERPAAIASLTIMLLIMSFSGLLLY, translated from the exons ATGGGCTACACAGACAGTCCCAATTCAAAGATGGGGATGGATTGGCACTTGGCACAAGGCGAAGATGCTGTCGAAGTCGAACCATCATTGGAACA GCTGAGGAAGGAAATGAAGGGCTCAATTGCAACAATTCGAGATTTACTTCTTCTGTTTCCTTTTGTtggtctttttctttcatgtgcAGGCCAAGAAGGGACATCAACTGTAGCACCTAtggagagaaaagagaaagaagctCTTTATTCTACAATTCAAGGATTCGTAGGGAAATGGTGGAATGGCTCAGATCTCTATCCAGATCCTTTTGGGCGGACAGGATTGcag GGAGTTTCCTGCGATTTCTTTCATGGATTATGGCATGTGAGTGCTATAAGCATCGGTCCAGTTTACGACAATTCTCTCGTTTGCTCACA CATTGATTACTTAAAGAACCTCCAGTCTCTAGTACTACTAGAAAAGGGATTAACTGGAAAATTACCAATAGAACCGAGCAAATTGGTCAATTTGAGGCGTCTCGCCCTTGCCGGAAACCAAATCAATGGTCAAATTCCGGCGAGTATCGGAGGGTTGACCAAGCTCTTGATATTTGACTTAAGCAGGAATAATTTATCAGGGTCAATGCTATTGACTTTGGGAAAACTTGCTCGACTACTAAAGCTTGATTTGAGCTACAACAATTTACAAGAAAAGATACCAAAAGAGATTGGAAATTTACATAATGTGACATTTTTGGACCTAAGGAGCAATAATTTTTCGGGTGGGTTGGTTCAGTCAATTGAAGAAATTGTATCATTAATAGAGATGGTGGTATCAAATAACCCAATATTTGGTGGTGGCCTAAACGGGATTCGATGGGAAAATCTtcaaaatttggaaattttggaTCTTTGTAACATGGAATTGATGGGTGCAATTCCGGAGTCTGTGGCAGAAATGGAGAGGCTAAGATTTTTGGGTCTCAACGATAATAAGCTGACGGGGAATTTGCCAAAGAAAATG AGGGAGCTCCCTTTGAGTCCAAACATGGCTTCTATCTTTAAAGcttctctcattttcattttctttttcttttctcttttatttcttcatatcCGCACTGTAACTTCCACTGAATTTGAAGTTGGTGGTGATAATGGCTGGCATGTTCCCAACGCTAAGGAAGGTGCCCAAATGTACAACAAATGGGCATCCAACCACAGGTTCAAGATCGGTGACACTCTTC AATTCAAGTACAAGAAAGACTCAGTAATGGCAGTTACTGAAGTGGAGTACAAAAAATGCCGCTCCTCGCATCCATTGTTCTACTCCAACAACGGCAACACGGTGTACAAGTTGGCCAAGCCGGGCTTGTTCTACTTCATCAGTGGAGTTTCGGGTCACTGTGAGCGAGGGCTGAAGATGATCATCAAAGTTTTGGAGACTCCAAGTCCATTTCCTTATCAAAACCAGACCACCACCCCTCCACCGTCGAATGATGCTGCCATTGAAAGGCCTGCCGCCATTGCTTCTCTAACTATTATGTTGCTCATTATGTCGTTTTCAGGGTTACTATTGTATTAG
- the LOC102621093 gene encoding peptidyl-prolyl cis-trans isomerase CYP26-2, chloroplastic: MLQSQKILNSSPQILPPTPSPKIHPLVQNFPTSRSLPSLKQTCNLSRRELTLCGNSSLLLLWGSLVLEPFNLSRARADELPNADKNEQEQNCANKDPTKRVFLDISIDGKSAGRIVIGLYGDSAPAGAARFSSLVSGTAGISYRRKEFIKIMPNYVQHGGVRSYGVDAELARRSGSNLETERLMEEWKANNERCPGTKNLAGTVGIIVRDPSKPPPKIKLVARQGKLEIDQEEVGKDPNGTEFVIVTKDSPELDASSLVVGRVLEGMEVAEKIGEVKTVQENTGSPYFRVAKLIGDKRAVVAERGFNRPYSKVLVTNCGLME; the protein is encoded by the exons ATGTTACAAAGCCAAAAAATCTTGAATTCTTCCCCACAAATCCTTCCCCCAACTCCATCACCAAAAATTCATCCACTAGTACAGAACTTTCCCACGTCTCGATCTCTTCCCAGCCTCAAACAAACCTGCAATTTATCACGCCGAGAGCTCACATTATGCGGCAACTCTTCATTGCTTCTTCTTTGGGGCAGCCTGGTTCTAGAACCGTTCAATCTGTCCAGGGCGCGAGCCGATGAATTGCCTAACGCCGATAAAAATGAGCAAGAACAGAACTGTGCCAACAAAGATCCTACAAAGCGAGTTTTTCTTGACATATCGATTGATGGAAAATCTGCTGGTCGCATTGTCATCGGGTTATATGGAGACAGTGCTCCAGCTGGAGCTGCTAGGTTTAGTAGTCTTGTTAGCGGAACAGCTGGGATTAGCTACAGAAGAAAAGAGttcatcaaaatcatgccAAACTATGTGCAGCATGGTGGAGTTCGATCGTATGGTGTGGATGCTGAGCTAGCACGGAGATCAGGAAGCAATTTGGAAACTGAGAGACTCATGGAAGAGTGGAAGGCAAACAATGAAAGGTGTCCTGGGACTAAGAACTTGGCTGGAACTGTCGGTATTATCGTGAGAGATCCTTCCAAGCCACCTCCAAAGATCAAGTTGGTTGCCCGGCAAGGCAAGCTGGAGATTGATCAAGAGGAGGTGGGTAAGGACCCGAACGGAACAGAGTTTGTGATTGTAACAAAGGACTCTCCGGAGCTTGATGCCTCGTCTCTGGTCGTTGGAAGAGTCCTGGAAGGAATGGAGGTTGCAGAGAAGATTGGAGAAGTGAAGACTGTGCAGGAAAATACTGGTTCTCCGTATTTCag AGTGGCGAAACTAATAGGAGACAAAAGGGCTGTTGTGGCGGAACGAGGATTCAACCGCCCCTATTCAAAGGTGCTAGTCACAAATTGTGGCTTAATGGAATAG